The following proteins are encoded in a genomic region of Devosia lucknowensis:
- the thrC gene encoding threonine synthase has product MQFVSTRGQAPTLGFSDAVLAGLAADGGLYVPATWPELSAAEIAAFAGKPYADVAYAIISRFTGDEIPADKLKSIIEEAYSTFRHPSVAPLLELEPGHFVLELFHGPTLAFKDVAMQFLSRIMDHILAERGLKATIVAATSGDTGSAAIEAFRGRDTTDIFILHPRGRTSEVQRRQMTTVLDDNVHNIALEGTFDDCQDAVKAMFNNHAFRDRVRLSGVNSINWGRIVAQIVYYFTSAASLGAPHRKVSFTVPTGNFGDIFAGYCAKMMGLPIEKLVIATNANDILRRTLDTGRYEMSGVAPTISPSMDIQISSNFERLLFESAGRDAGAVGRMMAGLKQSRGFDLPENSIAAIRRDFAAGTTDEAATRQVISRTRRDSAYLLDPHTAVGVGVARTIAHGGTPMVTLATAHPAKFPAAVAEASGITPELPAWLSDLYERPERVTVLANDQRQIEEFIAARSRA; this is encoded by the coding sequence ATGCAGTTTGTTTCTACGCGTGGCCAGGCGCCGACGCTCGGCTTCTCCGACGCAGTTCTGGCCGGTCTGGCCGCAGACGGTGGTCTCTACGTTCCCGCCACGTGGCCCGAGCTCAGCGCTGCCGAAATCGCCGCCTTTGCCGGAAAGCCCTATGCGGACGTCGCCTATGCGATCATCTCGCGCTTCACGGGCGACGAAATCCCGGCGGACAAGCTCAAGAGCATCATCGAAGAAGCCTATTCGACCTTCCGTCATCCATCGGTGGCGCCGCTGCTTGAGCTCGAGCCAGGGCATTTCGTGCTCGAGCTGTTCCATGGGCCGACGCTGGCGTTCAAGGACGTGGCCATGCAGTTCCTGAGCCGCATCATGGATCACATTCTCGCCGAACGCGGTCTCAAGGCCACCATCGTCGCTGCGACGTCGGGAGACACCGGCTCTGCCGCGATCGAGGCATTCCGCGGTCGCGACACGACCGACATCTTCATCCTGCATCCGCGCGGCCGTACGTCCGAGGTCCAGCGCCGGCAGATGACGACGGTGCTCGACGACAATGTGCACAACATCGCGCTCGAAGGCACGTTCGATGATTGTCAGGACGCCGTGAAGGCCATGTTCAACAATCATGCCTTCCGTGATCGCGTCCGCCTCAGTGGCGTCAATTCGATCAACTGGGGCCGGATCGTCGCGCAGATCGTCTATTATTTCACGTCGGCGGCTTCGCTCGGCGCACCTCACCGCAAGGTCAGTTTCACTGTGCCGACCGGCAATTTCGGTGACATTTTCGCCGGCTACTGCGCCAAGATGATGGGTCTTCCGATCGAGAAGCTCGTCATTGCCACCAACGCCAACGACATCTTGCGCCGCACCCTCGATACCGGCCGCTACGAGATGTCTGGTGTCGCACCTACGATCAGTCCGTCGATGGATATCCAGATCTCGTCCAACTTTGAACGGCTGCTGTTCGAGAGCGCGGGCAGGGACGCGGGTGCCGTCGGTCGCATGATGGCGGGTCTCAAGCAGTCGCGTGGCTTCGATCTGCCCGAGAACTCCATTGCCGCCATTCGCCGCGATTTTGCGGCTGGAACAACGGATGAGGCCGCGACGCGGCAGGTCATCTCCCGGACCCGCAGGGACTCTGCCTACCTTCTCGATCCGCACACAGCCGTCGGCGTCGGTGTAGCGCGGACCATTGCGCATGGCGGAACGCCCATGGTGACGCTGGCGACAGCCCATCCTGCCAAATTCCCGGCGGCGGTGGCCGAAGCCTCCGGCATCACGCCGGAACTGCCCGCCTGGTTGTCTGACCTTTACGAAC
- a CDS encoding SURF1 family protein — protein sequence MSKVVEAKRGLRWTDWVFAALMLILAVTCVFLGNWQMARLAEKEALMGAVEQRLAGEPVPAPAAATWPSLDLDEWNFQPVTLTGAYRYTQTVTVFTSLADARGRFSGPGYWVVTPFLLQDGGTVFVNRGFVPQEMQEQAAMGDLHGDDPGIITVVGLFRPGEHAGFMVPEANMSDRIEWVRDPGRLASMVDPSLAPIAPFYVDLLAGGQGDLPQGGETVLSFTNNHFGYALTWYGFAVVAVVMLGAWMWRQSRQGPKAP from the coding sequence ATGAGCAAGGTTGTTGAGGCAAAACGCGGTTTGCGTTGGACCGATTGGGTATTCGCCGCCCTGATGCTTATCCTTGCCGTGACCTGCGTATTCCTCGGCAACTGGCAAATGGCCCGGCTTGCCGAAAAGGAAGCCTTGATGGGCGCGGTCGAACAGCGTCTGGCCGGAGAACCCGTCCCGGCGCCGGCGGCTGCAACCTGGCCGAGCCTCGATCTCGATGAGTGGAATTTCCAGCCCGTCACGCTCACTGGCGCCTACCGGTACACGCAAACTGTGACTGTTTTCACCAGCCTTGCTGATGCGCGCGGGCGCTTTTCCGGACCCGGCTACTGGGTGGTGACGCCATTCTTGCTCCAGGATGGCGGTACGGTTTTCGTGAATCGGGGATTTGTGCCGCAGGAGATGCAGGAACAGGCTGCAATGGGCGATCTCCATGGTGACGATCCCGGCATCATTACCGTGGTTGGCCTCTTCCGCCCGGGTGAACACGCCGGCTTCATGGTGCCCGAGGCCAACATGTCTGATCGCATCGAATGGGTGCGTGACCCAGGGCGACTGGCCTCGATGGTCGACCCGTCATTGGCGCCGATCGCGCCTTTCTATGTCGACCTTTTGGCGGGCGGGCAGGGCGATCTCCCCCAGGGTGGCGAAACTGTCCTCAGCTTCACCAACAACCACTTCGGCTATGCGCTGACCTGGTACGGCTTTGCCGTCGTTGCGGTGGTCATGCTGGGCGCGTGGATGTGGCGCCAGTCTCGCCAGGGGCCCAAAGCGCCGTGA